From a region of the Enterobacter sp. JBIWA008 genome:
- a CDS encoding DcrB-related protein translates to MKYTLQEGSFSLFPAAWQDNSMNIIRDDESGLSVVVSRGVIPDGSDYEQEFHRQWDVLRPQMGEIAQSEFRNVKAGPDGKISGLEVETTFDRNGQRLWQKQLAVQTPGKPVLMIFTLSALRAFTEEDEVRWSALKQSLTLNDNRNV, encoded by the coding sequence ATGAAATACACCCTCCAGGAAGGTTCGTTTTCCCTTTTTCCTGCTGCCTGGCAGGATAACAGCATGAATATTATTCGCGATGACGAAAGCGGGCTGTCCGTGGTGGTCAGCCGCGGCGTTATCCCCGATGGCAGCGACTATGAACAAGAGTTCCACCGCCAGTGGGATGTGCTGCGTCCTCAGATGGGTGAAATTGCCCAGAGCGAATTCCGGAACGTAAAGGCCGGGCCTGACGGAAAAATTAGCGGGCTGGAAGTTGAGACCACCTTTGACCGTAACGGGCAGCGCCTGTGGCAAAAACAGCTGGCCGTTCAAACGCCGGGCAAACCGGTATTGATGATTTTTACCCTCTCGGCACTCAGAGCCTTTACCGAAGAGGACGAGGTGCGCTGGAGCGCGCTTAAGCAGAGTCTGACGCTAAACGACAACCGGAATGTGTAA
- the tssI gene encoding type VI secretion system tip protein TssI/VgrG codes for MLNRITVQLPVEGLLFWKLTGREAMSESFALTLTVLGTDARIDRSRLLGQPVTVTIPTQSLLTSRYVNGKITRVAVSAVELTGTRYAVYQLTVEPDLWPMKRDRNLRIFQGQTVPQIVKTLLGEHQVNVEDKLTGSYRVWDYCVQYQESSLDFISRLMELEGIAYHFRHEADKHTLVLTDAATQHQPFSGYEVIPYHQTPSGGSTDEEGISQWALEDSVTPGIYSLDDYDFRKPNAWLFQAQQNPASPKPGSIDVYDWPGRFVDKGHGEFYARIRQERWQVEHQQIQATATAAGIAPGHTFTLTNAPFFSDNGEYLVTAAGYHFEENRYASGEGETIHRTDFTVIPSAVVYRPAQSTAWPRTYGPQTAKVVGPNGESIWTDKYGRVKVKFHWDRLAKGDDTSSCWVRVSSAWAGQGYGGVQIPRVGDEVVVDFINGDPDRPIITGRVYNDASMPPWALPAAATQMGFMSRTKDGSVDNANALRFEDKAGAEQVWIQAERNMDTSVKNDETHSVGGERSHYVKKNELHRVEANQTQAVKGGTEILTGKGKLDAAVEQYVIASGTKLRLVSGESAIELNANGKINLIGKEFNFFVEGDGYITTGGKLHLNTSGTKPGTTAPGSGHKGDIDAAVQAKFTPKDE; via the coding sequence ATGCTCAACCGAATTACCGTTCAGCTCCCGGTGGAGGGGCTTCTGTTCTGGAAACTGACGGGCCGCGAGGCGATGTCCGAGTCGTTCGCGCTGACGCTGACCGTGCTCGGCACGGACGCGCGCATCGACCGCAGCAGGCTGCTGGGCCAGCCGGTGACTGTGACCATCCCGACGCAGAGCCTGCTGACGTCCCGCTATGTTAACGGCAAGATTACCCGCGTGGCGGTCAGCGCCGTTGAGCTGACGGGCACCCGCTATGCGGTCTACCAGCTGACGGTGGAGCCGGACCTGTGGCCGATGAAGCGCGACCGTAACCTGCGTATCTTCCAGGGGCAGACGGTGCCGCAGATTGTGAAAACCCTGCTGGGTGAGCATCAGGTCAACGTTGAGGATAAGCTCACCGGCAGCTACCGGGTGTGGGACTACTGCGTGCAGTATCAGGAGTCGAGCCTGGACTTCATCAGCCGCCTGATGGAGCTGGAGGGGATTGCGTATCACTTCCGCCACGAGGCGGACAAACATACCCTGGTGCTGACCGACGCCGCGACGCAGCATCAGCCGTTCAGCGGCTATGAGGTTATTCCTTACCACCAGACGCCGTCCGGCGGCAGTACGGACGAAGAGGGCATCAGCCAGTGGGCGCTGGAGGACAGCGTGACGCCGGGGATTTACAGCCTCGACGACTATGACTTCCGCAAGCCGAACGCGTGGCTGTTCCAGGCCCAGCAGAACCCGGCGTCGCCGAAGCCGGGGAGCATCGACGTGTACGACTGGCCGGGGCGCTTTGTGGATAAAGGGCACGGGGAGTTCTATGCCCGTATCCGTCAGGAACGCTGGCAGGTGGAGCATCAGCAGATTCAGGCCACCGCCACGGCGGCGGGGATTGCGCCGGGGCACACCTTCACGTTAACCAACGCGCCGTTCTTCAGCGACAACGGGGAGTATCTGGTGACTGCTGCGGGCTACCACTTCGAGGAGAACCGCTACGCCAGCGGCGAGGGTGAAACCATTCACCGCACCGATTTCACGGTGATCCCGTCGGCGGTGGTGTACCGCCCGGCGCAGTCCACGGCGTGGCCGCGCACCTACGGCCCGCAGACCGCGAAGGTGGTGGGGCCGAACGGCGAGAGTATCTGGACGGACAAATACGGCCGCGTGAAGGTGAAGTTCCACTGGGACCGCCTGGCGAAGGGGGATGACACCAGCTCCTGCTGGGTGCGCGTGTCGAGCGCGTGGGCGGGCCAGGGCTACGGCGGGGTACAAATCCCGCGCGTCGGCGACGAGGTGGTGGTGGACTTTATCAACGGCGACCCGGACCGTCCGATTATTACCGGCCGCGTGTACAACGACGCAAGCATGCCGCCGTGGGCGCTGCCGGCCGCGGCGACGCAGATGGGCTTTATGAGCCGCACGAAAGACGGTTCCGTGGACAACGCCAACGCCCTGCGATTTGAGGATAAAGCGGGTGCAGAGCAGGTGTGGATCCAGGCCGAGCGCAACATGGACACCAGCGTTAAAAATGATGAAACGCACAGCGTCGGCGGCGAGCGCAGCCATTACGTGAAGAAAAATGAACTGCATCGCGTGGAAGCGAACCAGACGCAGGCCGTGAAAGGCGGCACCGAGATCCTGACTGGGAAAGGCAAGCTGGATGCGGCGGTAGAGCAGTACGTCATTGCTTCCGGGACGAAGCTGAGGCTGGTTTCAGGCGAAAGCGCCATTGAGCTGAACGCGAACGGCAAGATTAACCTGATCGGCAAAGAGTTTAACTTCTTTGTCGAAGGGGATGGGTATATTACCACGGGCGGTAAGCTTCATCTGAACACGTCGGGAACCAAGCCGGGCACTACGGCGCCGGGATCGGGGCATAAAGGGGATATTGATGCGGCGGTGCAGGCGAAATTTACGCCAAAAGATGAGTAA
- a CDS encoding immunity protein Tsi6 family protein produces MNEITVLDYVEKPLTLAKKRYAYVKNINPNSPLLQMYDSIVQQLLFLQDLIEGKENDKAKLWKMTFGMYAAKEFDNSDELFFERLSDVWFIVEQIRRGLKVRLPHEVDANYRIKQKIIKMKCHDEF; encoded by the coding sequence ATGAATGAAATAACAGTCTTGGATTATGTAGAAAAACCATTAACTTTAGCAAAAAAGAGATATGCTTATGTCAAAAATATCAATCCCAACTCCCCACTTTTACAAATGTACGACTCTATTGTGCAACAATTGTTATTTCTACAGGATTTAATCGAAGGCAAGGAAAATGATAAAGCGAAATTATGGAAGATGACGTTCGGTATGTATGCAGCGAAGGAGTTTGATAATTCGGATGAGTTGTTTTTTGAAAGGTTGTCGGATGTCTGGTTTATTGTTGAACAAATCCGTCGAGGATTAAAGGTTAGGCTCCCGCATGAGGTTGATGCCAATTACAGAATAAAACAAAAGATCATTAAAATGAAATGCCATGATGAATTTTAG
- the tri1 gene encoding ADP-ribosylarginine hydrolase Tri1: MIDLHTDLNTLLKYVDKYRQYLPVSNPSVQRRMQYTYDNKSLESSSNSDVQKQWDLTPSCNISLAESRDRAVGALIGLAVGDAVGTTLEFLPRDKAHVNDMTGGGPFRLRAGEWTDDTSMALCLAETLLEKGDADTICFRNKLLEWYRHGYNSSNGICFDIGNTTRFALDQYLTVGPGWSGNTAPETAGNASIIRQAPVSIFFRKSLSKAFYEAKKQSIATHGAAEAINSTQYLSYLLVHMINGSNKDFVFSPHVMPLQPRVMIINAGEYKQKTRDQIRSSGYVIDTLEAAMWSVWNTDNFRDAILLAANLADDADSVAATAGQIAGALYGYSGIPLEWKNKLVQHERIATMAGELFDRAPEDNFL, from the coding sequence ATGATCGATCTGCACACTGATTTAAATACGCTGCTAAAGTATGTGGACAAATATCGACAATACTTACCCGTAAGCAATCCTTCAGTCCAGCGGAGGATGCAGTATACTTATGATAATAAATCCTTAGAATCTTCCTCCAATAGTGATGTGCAAAAACAATGGGACTTAACACCATCATGTAACATATCCCTGGCGGAATCACGTGATCGTGCTGTCGGTGCGCTTATTGGTCTTGCTGTAGGAGATGCTGTAGGTACGACGCTTGAGTTTTTACCTCGAGACAAAGCACACGTCAACGATATGACTGGTGGTGGGCCATTTCGACTTCGCGCAGGCGAATGGACGGATGATACATCCATGGCATTATGTCTTGCGGAAACGCTTCTTGAGAAAGGTGATGCTGATACTATATGCTTCAGGAATAAGCTTCTGGAATGGTATCGGCATGGTTATAACAGTTCAAATGGCATCTGTTTTGATATAGGTAATACAACTCGCTTTGCTTTAGACCAATATTTAACTGTTGGTCCTGGGTGGAGCGGTAATACAGCGCCAGAAACTGCAGGTAATGCTTCCATTATCAGACAAGCACCTGTCTCTATTTTTTTTAGAAAATCATTAAGCAAAGCGTTTTATGAAGCTAAAAAACAAAGTATCGCAACACACGGTGCCGCGGAAGCAATAAATAGTACACAGTATTTAAGTTATTTGCTTGTGCATATGATTAACGGTAGCAATAAAGATTTTGTTTTTTCTCCGCACGTCATGCCGCTTCAGCCACGTGTAATGATAATCAACGCGGGTGAGTATAAGCAAAAAACTCGCGATCAGATTCGTTCAAGTGGTTATGTTATCGATACGCTTGAGGCCGCGATGTGGTCGGTATGGAATACGGATAATTTCCGCGATGCAATTCTGCTGGCCGCCAATCTTGCCGATGACGCTGACAGCGTTGCGGCGACAGCGGGGCAAATAGCTGGAGCATTATATGGTTATTCCGGTATTCCCCTGGAGTGGAAAAATAAACTCGTGCAACACGAACGTATCGCCACCATGGCAGGTGAGTTATTCGATAGAGCACCTGAGGACAATTTTTTATAA
- a CDS encoding PAAR domain-containing protein, with the protein MSECLAARVDDEIAHTASKGWMIAGLVGGAILGAAAVVVTGGTALVAVSAVAAGACAAGGLGELLGSMSWAPRHTTGTLKEGSPNVFINSRKAIRAHLSAGECDEHSGSLQRVAEGSIKVYINNFPASRTGDKLTCSAEISQGSRNVIIGGSKVQTDEISPEIPEWVNWTMLAVGAGAMAVLASPAIALLSTLGAMGGGTIGGYAGGMLCGEGSDGQKWGMLIGSVIGGGAGIKGGARFDAWRAGKIPAVRPVEASPLGATALNKPKMTLSEAVGKDLANTWVTKGRQLAEQGDKRLSSLLTDDEVGALYGYTTNEGYPMVNNALRGQAELTPEIQAFADHATNALDKLPSYEGITYRGATLPENVLMENQVGNVVSDPAFMSTDQKVPFSGDTTITINGKTGKPIDFLSEYKGTETEVLFKPGTKFEVVERVDSGGKTALTYKEL; encoded by the coding sequence ATGTCCGAATGTCTGGCCGCTCGCGTAGATGATGAGATTGCTCATACAGCCTCAAAAGGCTGGATGATCGCAGGATTGGTTGGTGGGGCAATTCTGGGAGCAGCTGCCGTTGTCGTCACCGGAGGGACCGCGCTGGTTGCTGTTTCAGCCGTTGCGGCCGGGGCCTGTGCTGCGGGTGGGTTGGGTGAGCTCCTCGGCAGTATGTCATGGGCTCCACGCCATACTACCGGTACGCTAAAAGAAGGTTCACCCAATGTCTTTATCAACAGCCGAAAGGCTATCCGCGCTCATCTGTCAGCCGGAGAGTGTGACGAACACAGCGGTAGTCTGCAACGGGTTGCCGAAGGTTCGATAAAGGTTTACATCAACAACTTTCCCGCCTCTCGCACTGGCGATAAGCTGACATGCAGCGCTGAGATTAGCCAGGGATCGCGAAATGTTATTATCGGTGGAAGCAAGGTTCAGACCGATGAAATAAGTCCTGAAATCCCGGAATGGGTGAACTGGACGATGCTTGCCGTTGGTGCCGGAGCTATGGCGGTGCTGGCCAGTCCGGCAATCGCACTTCTGAGCACCCTCGGTGCTATGGGCGGTGGGACTATTGGTGGCTACGCGGGTGGAATGCTGTGTGGCGAAGGTAGCGACGGTCAGAAATGGGGGATGCTGATCGGCTCCGTTATCGGCGGCGGGGCTGGCATTAAAGGCGGAGCACGGTTTGATGCGTGGCGGGCTGGTAAAATACCGGCAGTTAGGCCTGTCGAAGCAAGCCCATTAGGCGCTACAGCGCTAAATAAACCGAAGATGACTTTATCCGAGGCTGTAGGTAAAGACCTGGCTAATACATGGGTAACGAAGGGAAGACAGCTTGCTGAACAAGGGGATAAACGACTCTCCTCCCTGCTAACCGATGATGAAGTAGGGGCTCTTTATGGTTATACTACGAATGAAGGTTATCCGATGGTTAACAATGCGCTAAGAGGCCAGGCTGAACTTACACCAGAAATTCAAGCTTTTGCGGATCACGCCACTAACGCTCTTGATAAGCTTCCTTCTTATGAGGGCATAACATATCGAGGCGCGACGTTACCTGAAAACGTACTAATGGAAAACCAGGTGGGTAATGTTGTTTCTGATCCAGCATTTATGAGCACCGATCAGAAAGTTCCTTTTTCAGGAGATACCACCATTACGATTAATGGTAAAACAGGTAAGCCTATTGATTTTCTCTCTGAATATAAAGGAACTGAAACGGAGGTGCTTTTCAAACCAGGTACCAAATTTGAAGTTGTTGAGCGTGTTGATTCTGGTGGTAAAACCGCGCTTACATATAAGGAATTATAA
- a CDS encoding DcrB-related protein: MAEYILQEASLALPDVFKDRTMNLFTLSDNGASEFTFVVSRASAKNEDKVQDAATRLVRELEITVPEFRLESSQMTSVDGLPAVELFYQFKNDNAIIFQRQTVILLGDHPGGQKMVCYIGTCPGEFSDYYHNQYQEIIRSIKFHKPAQTETQEMLAADSQGPFFALDSESKVLSVFENIQELYGHLSLQRAKEGQYLLFEKRGKPLSIAPVPDSQPLRYALWTTSSDKSHHLLSQLSVCRQVSGSDQLNTPDRIRGYLMAQRAE; this comes from the coding sequence ATGGCTGAATATATTCTTCAGGAAGCATCCCTCGCCTTACCTGATGTGTTTAAAGACAGAACCATGAATTTATTTACCCTGAGTGATAACGGAGCCAGCGAGTTTACTTTTGTTGTTTCTCGTGCGAGTGCTAAAAACGAAGATAAAGTCCAGGATGCGGCAACACGGCTGGTACGTGAACTGGAAATTACGGTGCCCGAATTTCGTCTCGAATCCTCTCAGATGACCTCTGTTGATGGTCTCCCGGCGGTTGAGCTTTTTTATCAGTTCAAAAATGATAATGCGATCATTTTCCAGAGACAGACCGTTATTTTGCTCGGTGACCATCCTGGTGGCCAAAAGATGGTGTGTTATATCGGTACTTGCCCGGGCGAGTTTAGCGATTATTATCATAATCAATATCAGGAAATTATCCGCAGTATTAAGTTCCACAAACCGGCTCAGACTGAAACCCAGGAAATGCTCGCTGCCGACAGCCAGGGGCCTTTTTTTGCGCTTGATAGTGAGAGTAAGGTACTCAGTGTCTTTGAAAACATTCAGGAACTGTATGGACACCTTTCGCTTCAGCGGGCGAAAGAGGGGCAGTATTTGCTTTTTGAAAAGCGGGGTAAACCACTCAGTATTGCACCCGTTCCGGACAGCCAACCCCTTCGTTACGCGCTCTGGACGACTTCCTCAGACAAATCACATCACTTGCTTTCACAGCTTTCCGTATGCCGCCAGGTCTCTGGTTCTGACCAACTTAATACACCCGATCGGATACGTGGGTATCTGATGGCACAGCGAGCCGAATAG
- the tssI gene encoding type VI secretion system tip protein TssI/VgrG, which translates to MLNRITVQLPVEGLLFWKLTGREAMSESFALTLTVLGTDARIDRSRLLGQPVTVTIPTQSLLTSRYVNGKITRVAVSAVELTGTRYAVYQLTVEPDLWPMKRDRNLRIFQGQTVPQIVKTLLGEHQVNVEDKLIGSYRVWDYCVQYQESSLDFISRLMELEGIAYHFRHEADKHTLVLNDAATQHQPFSGYEVIPYHQTPSGGSTDEEGISQWALEDSVTPGIYSLDDYDFRKPNAWLFQAQQNPASPKPGSIDVYDWPGRFVDKGHGEFYARIRQERWQVEHQQIQATATAAGIAPGHTFTLTNAPFFSDNGEYLVTAAGYHFEENRYASGEGETIHRTDFTVIPSAVVYRPAQSTAWPRTYGPQTAKVVGPNGESIWTDKYGRVKVKFHWDRLAKGDDTSSCWVRVSSAWAGQGYGGVQIPRVGDEVVVDFINGDPDRPIITGRVYNDASMPPWALPAAATQMGFMSRTKDGSVDNANALRFEDKAGAEQVWIQAERNLDINVKNDEWHSTEKNRTQFVGEDETLRVAKNQKSGIKGDVICLTGKSRNDKVVNNFILSAGNTLRLECGESAIELSKDGSVHIIGNNFNFTAKQNAQINTLSGELHLNPDDGRNVIDPPGASHQGEIQQEVDSFFVINGNK; encoded by the coding sequence ATGCTCAACCGAATTACCGTTCAGCTCCCGGTGGAGGGGCTTCTGTTCTGGAAACTGACGGGCCGCGAGGCAATGTCCGAGTCGTTTGCGCTGACGCTGACCGTGCTCGGCACGGACGCGCGCATCGACCGCAGCAGGCTGCTGGGCCAGCCGGTGACGGTGACCATCCCGACGCAGAGCCTGCTGACGTCCCGCTATGTTAACGGCAAGATTACCCGCGTGGCGGTCAGCGCCGTTGAGCTGACGGGCACCCGCTATGCGGTCTACCAGTTGACGGTGGAGCCGGACCTGTGGCCGATGAAGCGCGACCGTAACCTGCGTATCTTCCAGGGCCAGACGGTGCCGCAGATTGTGAAAACCCTGCTCGGTGAGCATCAGGTCAACGTTGAGGATAAGCTCATCGGCAGCTACCGGGTGTGGGACTACTGCGTGCAGTATCAGGAGTCGAGCCTGGACTTCATCAGCCGCCTGATGGAGCTGGAGGGGATTGCGTATCACTTCCGCCACGAGGCGGACAAACATACCCTGGTGCTGAACGACGCGGCGACGCAGCATCAGCCGTTCAGCGGCTATGAGGTTATTCCTTACCACCAGACGCCGTCCGGCGGCAGTACGGACGAAGAGGGCATCAGCCAGTGGGCGCTGGAGGACAGCGTGACGCCGGGGATTTACAGCCTCGACGACTATGACTTCCGCAAGCCGAACGCGTGGCTGTTCCAGGCCCAGCAGAACCCGGCGTCGCCGAAGCCGGGGAGCATCGACGTGTACGACTGGCCGGGGCGCTTTGTGGATAAAGGGCACGGGGAGTTCTATGCCCGTATCCGTCAGGAGCGCTGGCAGGTGGAGCATCAGCAGATTCAGGCCACCGCCACGGCGGCGGGGATTGCGCCGGGGCACACCTTCACGTTAACCAACGCGCCGTTCTTCAGCGACAACGGGGAGTATCTGGTGACTGCTGCGGGCTACCACTTCGAGGAGAACCGCTACGCCAGCGGCGAGGGTGAAACCATTCACCGCACCGATTTCACGGTGATCCCGTCGGCGGTGGTGTACCGCCCGGCGCAGTCCACGGCGTGGCCGCGCACCTACGGCCCGCAGACCGCGAAGGTGGTGGGGCCGAACGGCGAGAGTATCTGGACGGACAAATACGGCCGCGTGAAGGTGAAGTTCCACTGGGACCGCCTGGCGAAGGGGGATGACACCAGCTCCTGCTGGGTGCGCGTGTCGAGCGCGTGGGCGGGCCAGGGCTACGGCGGCGTACAAATCCCTCGCGTCGGCGACGAGGTGGTGGTGGACTTTATCAACGGCGACCCGGACCGTCCGATTATTACCGGTCGCGTGTACAACGACGCGAGCATGCCGCCGTGGGCGCTGCCGGCTGCGGCGACGCAGATGGGCTTTATGAGCCGCACGAAAGACGGTTCCGTGGACAACGCCAACGCCCTGCGATTTGAGGACAAGGCGGGCGCGGAGCAGGTGTGGATCCAGGCCGAGCGGAATCTGGATATTAACGTCAAAAACGACGAGTGGCATTCTACTGAAAAAAATCGCACTCAGTTTGTTGGAGAAGATGAAACTTTACGGGTAGCGAAAAACCAGAAATCAGGTATTAAAGGCGATGTGATATGCCTGACGGGTAAGAGTCGAAACGATAAAGTGGTTAACAATTTTATCCTTTCCGCAGGTAATACGCTGAGACTGGAATGTGGTGAAAGTGCTATCGAGCTATCAAAAGACGGCAGCGTCCATATCATTGGTAATAACTTTAACTTTACTGCAAAACAGAATGCACAAATTAATACGCTTTCCGGTGAATTGCATTTAAATCCTGATGATGGACGAAACGTTATCGATCCTCCTGGCGCATCCCATCAGGGTGAAATCCAGCAGGAAGTGGATAGTTTTTTTGTTATTAATGGCAATAAATAA